The Metabacillus sediminilitoris genome window below encodes:
- a CDS encoding metallophosphoesterase, with amino-acid sequence MTNLYSRRSFLKGLFSFSFASILTVVGGYTYARYIEPKLLDIVKQSITNPKIPKAFDNFKIVQFSDTHLSDYFTLNRLETIVSKINQLSPDLLIFTGDLMDEPNQYKHINKIIPVLEKLNAPFGKYAVYGNHDHGGYGTDIYKNVMTMSGFTLLQNEVANISMLDGSKISIAGIDDLMLGKPSYEGTLGNLNKDLFNILLAHEPDAALEAKQFHVDLQLSGHSHGGQIQVPFYGPLITPPYSSVYSEGSYDVENMKLYVNRGLGTTRLPFRFLSVPEITQFTLFSRNIK; translated from the coding sequence ATGACAAATCTATATTCAAGAAGATCTTTTCTAAAGGGTCTTTTTTCCTTTTCCTTCGCCAGCATTTTAACTGTTGTCGGGGGTTATACGTATGCAAGATATATCGAACCTAAGTTATTAGATATTGTAAAACAATCGATTACAAACCCCAAAATTCCAAAAGCATTTGATAATTTCAAAATTGTCCAATTTAGTGATACACATTTGAGTGATTACTTCACATTAAACAGATTAGAAACGATTGTTTCGAAGATCAATCAACTTTCACCAGACCTCTTAATATTTACAGGTGATCTAATGGATGAGCCCAATCAATATAAGCACATCAATAAAATTATTCCGGTTTTAGAAAAATTGAATGCTCCGTTTGGAAAATATGCTGTTTATGGGAATCATGATCATGGCGGCTATGGAACAGATATTTATAAAAATGTAATGACAATGTCTGGTTTCACCCTTTTACAAAACGAAGTTGCGAATATTTCTATGCTTGATGGCAGTAAAATTTCGATTGCGGGCATTGATGACTTAATGTTAGGAAAACCAAGCTACGAGGGGACTTTAGGCAATTTAAACAAGGATTTATTTAACATATTATTGGCACATGAACCTGATGCTGCACTTGAAGCTAAGCAGTTTCATGTTGACCTCCAACTTTCAGGACATAGTCATGGCGGACAAATTCAGGTTCCATTTTACGGACCACTCATTACACCACCATATTCTTCTGTGTATTCAGAAGGATCCTATGATGTGGAAAATATGAAGCTTTATGTAAATCGTGGTCTTGGAACGACAAGGCTTCCATTTAGATTTTTATCGGTTCCAGAAATTACTCAATTCACCCTTTTCAGCAGAAACATCAAGTGA
- a CDS encoding RNA degradosome polyphosphate kinase, with translation MNTINKNAIELQSPMYYNNRELSWLAFNERVLEEALDERNPLLERLKFLAIFSSNLDEFFMVRVAGLKDQVKADFNKPENKAGMTPKQQLHEIGIKTHDLVKLQYKAYNEVLMPKFYEEDVEFLKIEDLTKEQMNKIEDYFDEHIFPVLTPMAVDAYRPFPMLLNKSINLAIVIEDVDDIEENRYKTAIVQVPSVIKRFLQIDTTNGKLHYVFLEDIISYFIYKLFKGYKVVSVSVFRITRNADMTIHEEGARDLLKEIEKELKKRKWGAAVRLEIQHKGFDQNILRYLTEELEIHEKDVYEIDGPLDLTLLFGFYKAISGIREHLVYETLIPQPPRDLGSDEDLFDKVSEQDVFLHHPYESFEPVVEFIADAASDPDVLAIKQTLYRVSGDSPIIEALKRAAENGKQVTVLVELKARFDEENNVQWAKELEKAGCHVIYGMTHLKTHSKITLVVRRKNNRIERFVHLGTGNYNDQTAKIYTDMGLLTSKRKFGIDATNFFNYLSGYTEKPEFHHLSVAPFDIRKDFIQLIDHEINFQKRFGNGRIIAKMNSLTDKVLITKFYEASNAGVKIDLIVRGICCLRPCIKGVSENIRVRSIVGRFLEHSRIYFFHHNGEEKTFLSSADMMTRNMEKRVEILFPIFDGDNKKRVKNILVTELEDNAKAREQDEHGVYHYVKRENDEPVIDSQLVLFAKVHRVMEDEE, from the coding sequence ATGAATACTATAAATAAAAACGCTATAGAACTTCAAAGTCCAATGTATTATAACAATCGAGAACTAAGCTGGCTTGCTTTTAATGAACGTGTTTTAGAAGAAGCACTTGATGAGCGAAACCCTTTATTAGAGCGGTTGAAATTTTTAGCAATTTTTAGTTCAAACCTTGACGAGTTTTTTATGGTGCGTGTTGCGGGACTAAAAGATCAAGTAAAAGCAGATTTTAATAAACCAGAAAACAAAGCAGGAATGACTCCAAAACAGCAATTACATGAAATTGGGATAAAAACTCATGATTTAGTAAAATTACAATATAAAGCATATAATGAAGTTCTAATGCCGAAATTTTATGAAGAAGATGTAGAATTTCTTAAGATAGAAGACTTAACCAAAGAACAAATGAATAAAATTGAGGATTATTTTGATGAACATATTTTTCCTGTATTAACTCCAATGGCTGTTGATGCTTATCGACCTTTTCCAATGCTGTTGAATAAAAGTATCAACTTAGCGATCGTCATTGAAGATGTGGATGATATAGAAGAGAATCGTTATAAGACAGCAATTGTACAAGTACCTTCTGTCATAAAACGATTTTTACAAATAGATACGACTAATGGGAAATTGCATTATGTCTTTTTAGAAGATATTATTAGTTATTTTATTTATAAGTTATTTAAAGGATATAAAGTTGTATCTGTCTCAGTTTTCCGGATAACAAGAAATGCGGACATGACAATTCATGAAGAAGGTGCACGTGATTTATTAAAAGAGATTGAAAAAGAGTTAAAAAAACGAAAGTGGGGAGCTGCAGTACGCCTTGAAATCCAACATAAAGGGTTTGATCAAAACATCTTACGTTATCTAACGGAAGAACTTGAAATTCATGAAAAAGATGTTTATGAAATCGATGGTCCATTAGATTTAACATTACTATTTGGCTTTTATAAAGCAATATCAGGTATAAGAGAGCATTTGGTTTACGAAACATTAATTCCACAACCCCCACGTGATCTTGGTTCAGATGAGGATCTTTTTGATAAGGTTTCAGAGCAGGATGTATTTTTACATCATCCATATGAATCATTTGAACCTGTTGTTGAATTTATTGCTGATGCAGCATCTGATCCAGACGTACTAGCTATCAAACAAACACTTTACAGAGTAAGCGGAGATTCACCAATCATTGAGGCTTTAAAACGCGCAGCTGAAAATGGTAAACAAGTAACGGTTTTAGTTGAGTTAAAGGCACGTTTTGATGAAGAAAATAATGTTCAATGGGCAAAAGAACTAGAGAAAGCAGGCTGCCATGTTATATATGGTATGACTCATTTAAAAACACATAGCAAGATAACACTTGTTGTTAGAAGAAAGAACAACCGAATTGAACGATTTGTTCACTTAGGTACTGGTAACTATAATGATCAAACAGCAAAAATTTATACGGATATGGGCTTGTTAACATCAAAACGGAAGTTTGGAATTGATGCAACCAATTTCTTTAACTATTTAAGTGGTTATACTGAAAAGCCAGAGTTTCACCACTTATCTGTTGCACCTTTTGATATAAGAAAAGATTTTATTCAATTAATTGATCACGAAATTAATTTTCAAAAACGATTCGGGAATGGAAGAATTATTGCGAAAATGAATTCTTTAACAGATAAAGTTCTCATTACAAAGTTTTATGAAGCCTCAAATGCCGGGGTTAAAATTGATTTAATAGTTCGCGGAATATGCTGCCTACGACCATGTATTAAAGGTGTAAGCGAAAATATCAGAGTTCGAAGCATTGTAGGAAGATTTTTAGAGCATAGCCGAATTTACTTTTTCCATCATAATGGTGAGGAAAAAACCTTCCTATCATCAGCCGACATGATGACTAGAAATATGGAAAAACGTGTAGAGATTCTATTTCCTATCTTTGATGGTGATAATAAAAAACGTGTTAAAAATATCTTAGTTACTGAACTTGAAGATAATGCAAAAGCTCGTGAACAAGATGAGCATGGTGTTTATCATTATGTAAAAAGGGAAAATGATGAACCTGTTATCGATAGCCAATTAGTTCTATTCGCTAAAGTACATCGTGTCATGGAAGATGAAGAATAG
- the ppx gene encoding exopolyphosphatase: MNKETYAIIDIGSNTMRLVIYLRDKSGRLKEIENVKAVARLRNFLSEENILEEKGIEILINTLLSFQEVTRHHKLNEVKCVATATIRQAKNQQSILQRVKDETDFSMRVLSEYKEAYFGYLAVVNSTPFTSGVTIDIGGGSTELTYFEDRKLISYYSFPFGALSLKKQFIKQNIPTEVELHTLRTFLAEQFSSLEWLVNKKLPIIGIGGSARNMVQIHQEMISYPLAGVHQYKMNDQEVKNVNDYLHSLTFSELQRVEGLSKDRADIIIPAVEVFKLLMDVVKTDQFALSRKGLRDGVFYEELTKDFGITVFPNVIEESFYELATDYDIDVNHVLNVTNIGIIIAQLLNKVGLASINKYDMTLIKRGAFTFNLGKYIDSESSSQHTYYLLANRTIDGLLHRERIIIALIASFTSKAAFKRYVAPYINWFSKEELIKYRLLGAIIKFAYSLNATKRNIIEQIESEEIGEELHFYFTCNKDWKPEQYQVEKQKKHLEKQLKKSVILHFG, encoded by the coding sequence GTGAATAAAGAAACATATGCAATTATTGATATCGGTTCGAACACGATGAGACTTGTTATTTATTTGCGGGACAAAAGTGGTAGATTAAAAGAAATTGAAAATGTAAAAGCGGTTGCACGTCTTCGTAATTTTTTATCAGAAGAAAATATTTTAGAGGAAAAAGGGATCGAAATCCTCATCAATACACTGCTAAGTTTTCAAGAAGTGACGAGACATCACAAATTAAATGAAGTTAAATGTGTGGCAACTGCAACAATTCGCCAAGCTAAAAATCAACAATCCATCTTACAAAGAGTTAAGGATGAAACAGATTTTTCTATGAGGGTTTTATCTGAATATAAAGAAGCCTATTTCGGTTATTTGGCAGTGGTAAATTCAACTCCATTCACAAGCGGGGTTACAATTGACATTGGTGGTGGCAGCACTGAACTTACTTATTTTGAAGACCGAAAATTAATTAGCTACTATAGCTTCCCTTTTGGTGCCCTGTCATTAAAAAAACAATTTATTAAACAAAATATCCCTACAGAAGTAGAGTTACATACACTCCGTACGTTTTTAGCAGAGCAGTTTTCATCATTAGAATGGCTGGTAAATAAGAAATTGCCGATTATTGGGATTGGTGGCAGCGCAAGAAACATGGTGCAAATTCATCAAGAGATGATAAGCTATCCACTTGCTGGTGTACATCAATATAAAATGAATGATCAAGAAGTTAAGAATGTAAATGATTATTTACATTCTCTAACCTTCTCCGAACTGCAGCGTGTAGAAGGATTGTCTAAGGATCGTGCAGATATTATCATCCCGGCAGTAGAAGTATTTAAACTATTGATGGATGTTGTTAAGACAGATCAGTTTGCTTTAAGCAGAAAGGGATTGAGGGATGGCGTTTTTTATGAAGAATTAACAAAAGATTTTGGAATCACTGTTTTTCCAAATGTAATTGAAGAAAGTTTTTATGAGTTAGCAACAGATTATGATATTGATGTGAACCATGTTTTAAATGTCACAAATATCGGAATCATAATTGCACAGTTATTAAATAAAGTTGGACTTGCATCTATTAACAAATATGATATGACATTAATAAAACGCGGTGCTTTTACATTTAACTTGGGGAAATACATAGATTCCGAATCAAGCAGTCAACATACGTATTATTTATTAGCAAATCGAACGATCGATGGCTTGCTTCATAGAGAACGTATAATCATTGCTTTAATTGCATCTTTTACAAGTAAAGCTGCATTTAAACGGTATGTAGCACCTTATATTAACTGGTTTTCTAAAGAAGAACTTATAAAATATCGACTATTAGGTGCAATCATTAAATTTGCATATAGTTTAAATGCCACCAAAAGAAATATTATTGAACAGATTGAATCGGAAGAAATTGGTGAAGAGCTTCATTTCTATTTTACTTGTAATAAGGATTGGAAACCGGAACAGTACCAAGTAGAAAAGCAAAAAAAACATTTAGAGAAACAATTGAAAAAATCAGTAATTTTACATTTTGGCTAA